The Phragmites australis chromosome 1, lpPhrAust1.1, whole genome shotgun sequence genomic interval ATCGCTCTTTTAACGAGGGACATGttttaaaagataaatatatcgCTCTTCTAACCGGTGACAgatttaaaaatcaaaaaatgtTATGTTAcattactctcaaaatttaaaacactattgaaATAGACATGAAATGatgattattatatatatatatatattaaatattttgaagaatACAGATCCGTTTGGAAAAATTGCATATGAAGGCTGCTGTCGTTCGTTCAGCGGGCGAGAACTTATGAGCCCGGCGCTTAGTGCATTAAAAACCGGAGAGAGGAAGTTGTTGCTCGTTCAATAGGCGAGAATTTGGTCTCGCCCGTTCAGTGGATGAGACTTTTATCTAGCCCGGTGAATAGGTGATATGGCaatttgttttgttgcttagtataatttttttctaatataattttttatatggtaatttaaaaaatattgcacattcattcgACAAAAAAATACTATTTGTGTAAATAGTTGTTCAAACTATATTACAGAACGTTTCattctatccttaattttggttcAACGTCCTTttatcgatatttctttatttagttgatgtaaaagtgTGCAAGTTAATTTTTTATGAAGTAAACATGAGAAggtgtaaaatataatttttcaaaccataatagttgtgaagtatAATTATCATAAAACACAGATGGAGGTTACATATACTGATGAATATTATATGGGATGTAGGGTTTTCCTTCGTAGTGCGAAATGACCCTAACCATATAGAGATGGCGACAACAAAAATTAGCATAtatggtacgcctaaagactaacctaatagtgcACCACTGCTAAACCTAAAATGtattagggaatgaaaatatgATGGGTTATAATAGATgttctctactgagtgcacataggatatttaccctttcgcagggcatcgaGATCTTGCACCTTAACACGACGGGACATCCCtgcttcctttctctctctactttgCGTGCATCAACCGCAGCACGCTCCTTCGCTGCCTTACTTATGCGTTCTTCCTCCTGACGCTTGAGacgtagttcctcctgctgttacTCGTACTCCCGTCCTTCGTAAGATTGCCTCCTCCACTGTATACTTATGTCAACCCACCATTTCTGATCCTCAGTTTTCTCCATATTCAGCCATCCCATGAAGTCACAGTAGGTGTAGGGGACTGgagaaataaaacaagatgagagattagtaagacagtacATGAAATCGTACGAAAAATGTTACAGGAGTGATCTATATTGCTATACTGGTGGATACTTGTACGGTCTATATTGAGGaagagattccctgtgaaaatGTTatttggtgtggtcatttcattctgcaaaagtttaggAAGAGGTTATTGTTGCCTCTAGCGGGAAGGGTGGTTCAACTAGTGCTGACCATTGAGTTTATTACCACCAATGTATTTCACGTAAGACATTCATGTGTCATGCTAAGTGTATCATACTATTGTTGTTGCAGTTTACGAGGGTATTATCAATTCAATATGACTAGAAGCAATATATCCCGAATATAGTAGTGATAGGGTTCATAATACGAATGGTTTTGATGTGAAAAATTACAAGCCAACGATTAATTATCTGACAAGATGACACCCCTACCCTGGCCCTTGCCTCTAGCGCGCTTTGGCCTATGAGCTGACGCTAGTTTTCACCTTAATGTAGAGTAGGTTTCAGAAACTATATAGTTTTTAGTGGTACCCCTAATAAGCTAGTGCAGTCTAGCGAATAGACTTTTCGGTGCTGCCACACCTATCCACTACCGTCAGGATTTCTTGCATATAAACAAAACTCAATCGATTCTTTACTCACACATATCCTAACCTTGAATTGAATTGAGACAATGTCGTATCCTCATCCTCCCAGTGGCCCCATCGATCCACTGACTCCACACTCCCATTTAGATATATATGGTAGAGATAACTACGGAAACAGCAATGCTCTTCCTTTCTCATTTTGGCCGCCATGTCGGTATGGAGATGATGctgtagtccaagtttatggGTATTTCGGTAACGCGGGCCGTCGATTCTTCAGTTGTCTGCATTTCAGAGtacgaacaaataatactcACTTTCTTTCCTATTATCTCAACACCACTTACATATCTCATCTATCACTTTTCCAGAGATGATTAGGGGTTAAAGTACTGGATTGACTCGCagatagaaccacacattcaagaatacatccatCACCTCTACGTCATCATCGAGGAACTACAGGAACAATTGCGCCAAGAGAGAGCCAGGAATATCAGAAGATGCTATATTCCGCCTCGTATGGTGGGTTGGAGGAATAATTGGGAGTAATATCGATGTGTTCTAGCTATCTACAGAGGATTTGATTTCGTATTTGACTTGTCATGTTTTTCATTTCCTAAGACATGTTACGTGAAGTGCTGGTACACCACTACGGCTATCATATATGTCATCGCTCATTCGGTTaacatgtttattatgattgttatggaatAATCGTTGTACAAGTCAATTGTTCgaatagaatcacaaaacaaaaacacagtACATGAAAGCTATTATGctagtaacaataacatagtagcattATGctagtaacaataacatagtagcattATGctagtaacaataacatagtagcattATGCTAGTAACAATAAAATAGTAGCATAAAGAAAGACAATAACATAACACCATGAAAATAACAATAGCATAGATGCCTACAGGTTACGTCCCCTCTCAGGGGCGAGGCCCCTGGTCGCATCTGTCCTTATGACCCTGCGCCTACTCGCTCTCACCTGGTTAACTGAGTACGTCAGGGGATCTAGTGGAACGATATGCCACCTAGGCCATCTAGCGGGCGGTGGAGTGGTGTACTCATCCTATGAGGGTTGTGTCCCCGGGAGTGACACGCTAGGAAGTTGCGACACACTAAGCTCGTCGCTCTGTCCCAAGATGAAGTCGTACCTAGGGATCTGAGTAACGTCCCTCCTAAGCATCTCCAAGTAGTTACCCTGTGCCTCGACCTCTCGGAGATTGTCGATCTCTGCACatagaacaacaaagaaaactAATTAGCATCGATAAACCATGACACATTAACAATTTGTTATGCATGAAGCGTGTGTCGTACCAGAGCTGGGGACACGAGAACTCAAAGAACCTGGATCCGCGGAGGAAGGGTGCATCGCCCTGCTCGTGGCGTAGAAGCGGTCACCGTAACTGGTGAAGGGTGGTCTAGACGTTGTGACACCATAGCGGGGGTCATCGACAATGGAAAGTTACTATAATTTCTTATGTTTTTTCGATAATGGAAGCTTTATTAACTATCGTTATATCAAGACAATGCAACCATGGACTCTCACCACCCATTCGGGTTTGGTACGAGATCAAAAGGAATAGCCTCTGTGATGACTAAAAGGATGGATCATGGAAACTACAGGGCGTAGAACTCACTTGGACATTTTGTGGCCTCACTAGTTGACATCTCTTAACAAAACAATATGCATCTGCATTCAAGCCTAAACATACTAACCTCTGCAGAGGAGATGTGTTTCATCTTATCagttcttttgtgttttttatgtCTCTAGTAACGTTCTAGTTTATAGACGGTGCATCTTAGTAATACATAGGTCGAGAATAAATTCTTGTGCGATTGTATCAGTTTCATGTacgatgagagttaataaagcttcaTTTTAAAGAAACCTGATTTATGCCAACCACCGTTGATCTTTAACATTCAACCAAATGTAACGTGCTTGTACTTTATAAAAGGTTGAATTTGTAGCATTCCTAGTTACTAAAAGGTTATATATGCATACCTATAAAAGTTCAGTTGAATATGAAAGTGGCTGGTGGATAAATTTTTGTTATACTGCTTTGTCACAAATCAAAATCTGACTGGCACGGGTCGATATTCCTATACATTTTAAAAGGAACAACTGTATCGAATGTGGTGGATATGTCATAGAGTTCTTATGATTTTACCTGAAAGAAcataaaaaacccaaaaaatgaCAACCCATCTAGATTCTATATGATAGCCTCACACAACAACGAAGATAGTACGAGCAAAGCTACAAGTTATACTTCTCCATGAATATTTAGAGCGTTGGTGCATTAGAACTCAGAAGTCAGGGATAGCTTAGAATTTTGGTAAGTGCATAAGTTGACTAGTTACTTGTATTTATCTTGGGTTGTAGGCGGTGCTATTAGTCAGAAATAACATACTATCTTAGTTTCTCTATTTACTTAATTTAGCGGAGGAGCTACGCCTCCGTGCTATTTTAAACTAATAATAATACATATTTACACCAATTAAATAAGaataaattttacaaaactatattAGCATGCAGAGACTGTAGAGGTAATCGTATATTTCTATCGGGCATCTACATGCTCGGGCTCTGCCTTCCGCACCGCGCCCCTGCCACCGCGGCGGGTGCACCAACACCCGGTCCACATCCACCCAAGGGGCGAGGCAGGCCAGGGCAAGGAGCGCAAAACCCCGACTCCTTCACGAGATCGCCGGGGCGAGGCGAGACGAGGCCAGCCCTTCGTCTACCGCAGTTCCTCCATCGACGGCGACAGTACGTCAGCGCTCCCTTCCTATCCCCCTGATGCTGATATCGAGAGAGAGTGCGTTTCTGATGCTTTTCTCCCTCGTCGTCGCTTCGCTCTGGaaggggggtgggggtgggggcggTGTTGCGCCGCCGGCCACCTCTGGCGGCCGCCGGAGCTCGCCGGGGTGGTAGATCCGCCACccggttgggggggggggggagggaggggtgttgcggcgccgccgccggccacctcGGGGTGGTAGATCCGCCCCTGCACGTCAAAGAGATCCTAATTCCGATTCGGATCCTAGGACTAGCTCCGGTGCCCATCTCCTTGTGTAGTATGCCAGTGCTCCTGACAAAATTTCAGAATAGAGGTGCTCTTAAATGTGACCATCTTTTTATAGTCTGGGTAAAAGGTCATGGCTTTAGCAACATTCTTGCCATTTGCGAGTACAAGACTGCAAAGATATGATTGCTCAAAACTCAGAAAGGTACCATGTTGGGCTGAGTGATTCTAAATCGAAGGCAGACTAATATCAAATTGAGCTTATTCTTGCGGAAGTTGAGCTGGTTTGTATATTATCAAATTGATATGGGTGTTTCATTGGGCACAAAGCCACCTAATGCTGTTAGACCTGAAGGCCAAACTTAGATGTTTTCGTTAGTTCTTAGTGACAACTATTATCTTTCTCCAGTAATGATCTCTGACCAACATTACCCTTTGTTATGGTCAGCAATGAGATGAGTTTGTTAGATTTGGTGTAGATAAGTTTGGTAATAAATAATTTAGTTTAGATCAATTTGGTAAGAGATAATTTGGTATAAAAATGGAGTCGGctaggagatagagttggattcgGTGGACTTTCTATTGGAAGCCCTATTTATAGAAGTTATGTAATCAGATCAATCAAGCAGAAAATTATCAATCTAtattcctctctcctctctctcggctctctctctctttcctctctatctgttctcttctctccctcatGTCTGCCCTCCTCTCTATCTATCCCATCGCCCTTCCCCCTCTCAATCCTCGCAGTTCTACTACCCTTATaaatatctatatctatattggTGATATGCAAGATTGCAAACGTTTTTATGGCTATATTCAATTCGAATATTACTTTTGTAATAGTATAATTCTAATAGATTTACATAATATCACTAGAAATTGATCAAAATTATGTTTTGGAACTATCAGGTTATAAAACAATTAAACAACACTTTTTTGTGCTGGAGAGAGTAGCAGAATTTATTCATGTAGAGCTACAGATAATTTATGGTTGGTATTTGGTAAAGAACAATTATGTCCTCAGAATATGTGCACGGGCTGTGCTTCATTATTTGCTGAAACGATTCTTTTTGCAGGTGAACTGAGTATATTTCTGGCTAAGAAAGGAACTTGGTCAATAAAATTTTGCCACAAAGTAGAACCTTCTGAGGCAATATGACATCAGTAGGTCTATTAAATCCCTCATCAGGTTATGAAGCGAGCACTAGTGGAGCCATTGATCAATTGCCAGATGAGGTGAACAGGCTGAGCATAAGAGATGATAAGGTAAATTTGTGGTGTAGAGATCACTTGATATTTATTGTCATCAGTTGTTGattttatttgcaaatttaTCAGGAAGTTGAAGCTGTTGTTGTCAATGGCAATGAGATGGAAGTTGGTCATACTATCGTGACGACTGTTGGTGGAAGAAATTCGCAACTGAGGCAGGTACTAGAAAAACCATACAGAGCCGTGGCTGTCCTTAAATATCTGTGTAGTACAGCTTCATGTGGCAATTGGCAGAGCGACATATGCTGTCAATATAATAAATTATTGACATTATATGTGCCGCAGCCTCTATTTATTTACCATTTTCAGTCCCTGTAAAGCAATGCTCAAGGTTCATAATACTGAATCTTTAATTAAATTGCAGACTATTAGTTACATGGCAGAGCGTATTGTGGGGCAAGGTTCATTTGGAGTTGTCTTCCAGGTCGGTTGTTGGACACAAAAGCTCTGTTTGTCTCGTTCTAAACCTTAATTCATATGTTATATTCTGTAAGATTCTTTGTGTTTAAATATTACTAACATTCACTTTTTGTTCAAATTACAATTAATAGGCCAGGTGTCTGGAAACTGGTGAAAGAGTAGCTATAAAGAAAGTTCTTCAAGATGTGAGGTATAAGAACCGTGAGCTGCAAACAATGCAAGTTCTTGATCACCCAAATGTCGTATGCTTGAAGCATTACTTTTGCTCAACGACTGACAAGGAAAAGCTTTACCTCAATTTGGTGCTTGAATATGTGCCAGAAACTGTTCACCGTGTTATTAAACACTACAATAAGATGAAGCAACGTATGCCGTTGATATACGTTAAACTCTATATCTATCAGGTAAAGGTTGCAAGACCTTTCAACACATCTCTAGCTGTatcctttttttccttcaatAATTTATTTAACTGAAACTGGCTCATGGTACATTTCATTGAACTAAATTTACAGATTTGTAGAGCTTTGGCTTACATGCATAACTGCATAGGAGTATGCCACAGGGATATAAAGCCACAAAATATTCTGGTATGCGCGTGGTTAGGTTTCTCAAAATGCTTACAGAAACATTTTGTCTTTGATTGTTGATAATTTCTGGTGATTTGATATTGGATAATTCTTGTGACAGGTGAACCCACATACTCATCAGCTGAAGTTGTGTGATTTCGGTAGCGCGAAAGTCTTGGTATGGTGCATAACTTCTAGATGTACTGAATCTCACATGAAACTTCACATAATTTGTCTATGCTATCTAAAGTTGTAAATATTCTACCTATGTTAATAGGTACAAGGGGAACCCAATATTTCATATATTTGTTCTAGATACTACAGAGCTCCAGAGCTCATATTTGGTGCTACAGAGTACACAATAGCTATTGACCTGTGGTCTGCTGGTTGTGTTCTTGCTGAACTTCTTCTAGGGCAGGTAAGAGATAAACTAAGTTATTGTGATATATCAGCCAACTTCTTGAAGCAACTTCTTCATAAGATATCTGTTGTTGGATAGCCCGTTTTCTCTGGGGACAGTGGTGTCGATCAGCTAGTTGAAATTATCAAGGTAATAGCAACTTCTTTCAATTGAAGGTACATTTAGCTAGGTAGTTACCCATTTCTGGTTGATTCATGCAGGAGGCTCATTTTTCTTTCAGGTTCTAGGTACTCCAACACGGGATGAAATTAAGCGCATGAACCCAAACTACACCGAGTTTAAGTTCCCACAAATCAAAGCTCACCCATGGCACAAAGTAGAAGCTCCACATCTTGAGAGTTCTCCTTTCCTTTGAAGATTACTGTTTTCTATTTATGTACTGTGAAATCTGACGATGCATGTTTTTCACCAGATCTTCCACAAAAGAATGCCATCTGAAGCTGTAGATCTTGTTTCTCGGCTTCTGCAGTACTCACCAAACCTCCGGTGCACTGCAGTAAGTATTATAAACTTCATCTTGGCAATCTGTAGCACTTAATATTaatgttttgtttcttttctccCACTCCAGTTGGAGGCGTTAATCCATCCATTCTTTAATGAACTACGGGATCCGAACACCCGGTTACCAAATGGTCGTTCCCTTCCCCATCTCTTCCATTTTAAGCCTTATGGTAAGTTCATATTGTTGTTACACGTGCACCAATTGAAATTTCCTATCAGTAGATTCTGATTTGCTATATGCAGAGTTGAGAGGGCTACCAATGGAGTTTCTTGTGAAATTGGTCCCCCAGCATGCTAAGAAGCAATGTGCCTTCTTAGGATTATGAGAAAGCAGTTAAAACTTCAGAGTGTTCTAAAAAAGCGAAAGCAGTTCAGAGATTACTTGAGTATCACATCAATGTTCTGTTCAAAACTGCAGAATAGCATTCGTCTACAGTATTATCGGGTAGGCAATGCATGCTGTTTTGTTCCACTCTGGCAATGATGTCGCATGTTCTAGCACCGCAGTGAGCCCTTCCACCACATTCTGTAAAGCAGATGAAGACACAAACTGAGTTCATGTGGTTTGTATATTGGTCTATCTCAACCCTGACAACTCGATTGTTTGCATACCATTTTACTTTTTGGGAGATGGATTCTTTGAATATCTATCTATATCAcgaaatgaaaaggaaaaaaaaaagatttccAGATGTATGTTTGATCTGTATTCTCATTCCTGAGCCTGTATCAGTTTTCACCTACCAAGGGAGTTGAAGCCTGTTATGTAATAGTCATGAACAAGAAACAGTCATCTACAGATGATCAGTATATCTGTTTCCATGGAAGCTATTCATTGTATTTCTACCATTCATTTGTGTTCACCCACAGATCCAACGTCAAAATTGAAAATTGCTGAGTTCTTTCGTCATTTGATTGAGTAATCAGCTGCTATTCTTCAACTTGGAATGTTTACTAGAAGGAAATTTTAGAGGTGTGGTGTTTGGGATCATCCAACGGGTTTACAAAATTGGGGAACAATTTATATACTTCTTTTACTAGCGATGCGTTGCaacggaaaaaaaaacatttgacattgccaatgaaaaaaataaatatcggAAGTGGTAACAGTAAGTATAAAATCAATGAATGTAGATATAGATGTGGTATAAGTGTCATTGCACTAATATATCGAAAGTAATattatagtttgattttagatgagaaaTAAGAGTAGAGATTATTCGCtaaattttcttctattttttttaacttatttttattaataaaatatgtcttgtATCTGTAGTTAGTAATGGGACAGAGATGTTGGAAAATGATAGTGGATagtaaatatataaattatttaaaatttagagatttttattagatacaAGGAGAATAATGGAAGAGGTGATGAGGGAACCAAATTATATGTTATATAATAGAGATTAGCATTTTTGGTCTCTACTCTTATTTTTGGTCTTACCACCGTATAGATACTGTGAGAGCTCCTTCACCGCACATGGGAGTGGGAGGTACAGGAATTATAACTCGTAGAATCGTAGTGATTAAATCCAAAAATAGTATAGCTATCGTGTTAATTTTTGACTATACTTTTGGGTAAATCTTACAAAACTACGTGTACTTTAACAAAATTATTACAAATTTTAAacaataattttacaaaactacagatttaatactaattttattataaatctatatataatttagtaaaattattataaaactacaaatttaacgTCGATTTTATCATAAAGCTACAGATTTTTAGATGAGCTATTCTTAACCCCATTGCTATAATAACTAAATCCCATTTGTAATCTCACAGTAACTCATAAAATAgaccatttttttttataaataaaatagaCCATTAAAAATTTATGTGATTGCAAGTGAGATCCATTCATCGGTTAACAAGTCTCCCGAAGTGTATGTGCAGCAGAGAtgagaagggagaggagagtgTGGTCGTCTCTGCTGccatttccatttccatttcgGCAGAAGCTGCAGAACACGAGACGCAAACTTGAGAAAGAACCCTGAAACCCCCAGTCCACCAAAGCCCTCGAGGAGGAAGCCAGCCCACCACCAGCCATGTGGCGCCGCGCCTGCCATCTCTTCCGAGCCacagccgccgcccgccgcctccCGCATCCGTTGCCACCGCCAGCCCCGCCTCTCCTCCTCGTTCCAAGGGTCGCCTCCTACGCCACCCAGGCAGCGGCCGCGGTGGCGTCGGCGCCCGCGGCGAGGGCGCCGCGGACGGTGGGGAGCCTGCTGCGGCTCAACGACCTGCGTGACAACCCGGGCGCGCGGAAGCAGAAGACGCGCAAGGGTCGCGGGATCGGCTCCGGCAAGGGCAAGACTGCGGGCCGCGGCCACAAGGGCCAGAAGGCGCGCGGCACCGCGAGGTTCGGCTTCGAGGGCGGCCAGAccccgctccgccgccgcctgcccCGCCGCGGCTTCAAGAACCGCTTCTCCCTCACATTCCAGGTCCCTCCTGCTTTCCTTCCCCTttcatctcctctcctcgcaTCCATGCGGTATTACTGTTCGGATGGCGTA includes:
- the LOC133910680 gene encoding shaggy-related protein kinase alpha-like — its product is MTSVGLLNPSSGYEASTSGAIDQLPDEVNRLSIRDDKEVEAVVVNGNEMEVGHTIVTTVGGRNSQLRQTISYMAERIVGQGSFGVVFQARCLETGERVAIKKVLQDVRYKNRELQTMQVLDHPNVVCLKHYFCSTTDKEKLYLNLVLEYVPETVHRVIKHYNKMKQRMPLIYVKLYIYQICRALAYMHNCIGVCHRDIKPQNILVNPHTHQLKLCDFGSAKVLVQGEPNISYICSRYYRAPELIFGATEYTIAIDLWSAGCVLAELLLGQPVFSGDSGVDQLVEIIKVLGTPTRDEIKRMNPNYTEFKFPQIKAHPWHKIFHKRMPSEAVDLVSRLLQYSPNLRCTALEALIHPFFNELRDPNTRLPNGRSLPHLFHFKPYELRGLPMEFLVKLVPQHAKKQCAFLGL